The Pseudomonadota bacterium genome has a window encoding:
- a CDS encoding aspartate/glutamate racemase family protein, which translates to MRLALINPNTSADTTAAMVRIANEVASDEARIAGFTAPFGAELITDEPSLDLADGAVRAMAPELTGFDGVIVAAFGDPGRESLLAQLEVPVAGIAEAGMAEAAAGGRRFAVVTTTPELRQRISETAASHGHRNFAGTWTTGGDPAALMRDPDGLEDALESTITAAVGQAKVDAIIIGGGPLAVAARALAPRAPVPLIEPLPAAVRLVMARASDGHIP; encoded by the coding sequence TTGAGACTTGCGCTGATCAATCCAAACACGTCCGCCGACACGACAGCGGCTATGGTCAGGATCGCCAACGAGGTCGCTTCAGATGAAGCCCGGATCGCTGGCTTCACCGCACCATTTGGGGCCGAACTGATCACCGATGAACCCTCACTTGACCTAGCGGATGGTGCCGTTCGGGCGATGGCGCCAGAGCTTACCGGATTTGATGGAGTGATCGTCGCTGCCTTCGGTGATCCCGGTCGTGAGAGCCTTCTCGCCCAACTCGAAGTCCCTGTGGCAGGCATTGCGGAAGCTGGCATGGCGGAGGCCGCAGCGGGTGGGCGGCGGTTTGCGGTCGTTACGACCACGCCGGAGCTTCGCCAAAGGATAAGCGAGACAGCTGCGTCCCACGGCCACCGGAACTTTGCCGGAACGTGGACCACCGGTGGTGATCCGGCCGCCTTGATGCGTGATCCTGATGGCCTCGAAGATGCGCTTGAGAGCACGATCACGGCAGCTGTTGGGCAAGCGAAAGTCGACGCAATCATTATTGGCGGCGGCCCGCTCGCCGTGGCGGCCCGTGCTCTGGCGCCGCGAGCACCGGTCCCGCTGATCGAACCCTTGCCTGCTGCGGTTCGACTGGTCATGGCACGTGCATCGGACGGGCACATCCCATGA